One Purpureocillium takamizusanense chromosome 12, complete sequence DNA window includes the following coding sequences:
- the TRM6 gene encoding tRNA (adenine(58)-N(1))-methyltransferase non-catalytic subunit trm6 (TransMembrane:1 (i180-199o)~COG:J~EggNog:ENOG503NU3W~BUSCO:EOG09261I0F) yields the protein MHSHTVQPNGWVALRLPSDNVRVLQVTPNTTISLGKYGAFPSNLIIERPFHLTYEIQDKRDGESFSRLRVVPGTELNADVLAETKAEEAAANGEDVIVPAEGEELALVDESGTVVARSNREIIDDSARQTLTPSEIEELKRNGTAAGKELIAKLMLSHTALDQKTSYSLSKYKLLKERKFLRRFTVLPLDVPMLAYWMLEDKDATKIMELRQETMALVGCWADVHFGGSSIEGVKEPHGGRWLAIDDTGGLLVASMAERMGILYPQAQDESGGHDDALLAEPTQASAAQVDGKGEGEPVTASSSPKAPRNHRKRPRRDDLEDHYALTNTITLIHSNSQPNLSLLRYFDYDASDPSPTYPHHPLFTHLLPVSWLQLVKPEEDGAYSDKPAEVTPEELASWKTNRRGNYHRKRRRWARTRQVVDTARAGGFSGLAVASTMDPISILRHVLPLLAGGSPIAIFSPSIEPLAQLADCFSIARRAAWIQSPPAGTEGKSVTELDTWEGSAEYPINPTLVLGASVQTSRARRWQVLPGRTHPTMTARGGAEGYVFTGWRALPAEGRISARGKFQKKRAE from the exons ATGCACAGCCATACTGTGCAGCCGAACGGCTGGGTAGCATTGCGGCTCCCCAGTGATAATGTCCGAGTCCTCCAAGTAACACCAAATAC CACAATATCGCTGGGCAAATACGGCGCATTCCCGAGCAACCTCATTATCGAGCGACCATTTCACCTTACCTACGAAATCCAGGAcaagcgcgacggcgagagctTCTCGAGGCTACGGGTCGTGCCCGGTACGGAGCTCAATGCCGACGTCCTGGCCGAGACGAAGGCGGAAGAGGCCGCGGCgaacggcgaggacgtgATTGTCCCTgctgagggcgaggagctggcgctggtggatGAGAGTGGCACCGTAGTCGCTCGGTCAAATCGCGAAATCATCGACGACTCTGCGCGACAAACACTCACGCCTTCCGAGATCGAAGAGCTGAAGCGGAATGGCACGGCTGCCGGCAAGGAGCTGATTGCAAAACTCATGCTTTCGCACACGGCGCTCGACCAAAAGACGTCCTATTCTCTGTCAAAGTACAAGCTGCTCAAGGAGAGAAAGTTTCTGCGGCGCTTCACCGTCCTGCCGCTAGACGTCCCGATGCTGGCGTATTGGATGCTGGAGGACAAGGATGCGACCAAGATCATGGAGCTGCGACAGGAGACGATGGCTCTGGTAGGATGCTGGGCCGACGTACATTTCGGCGGCTCGTCGATCGAAGGGGTGAAAGAACCCCATGGTGGACGGTGGCTGGCCATTGACGACACCGGGGGCCTGCTAGTCGCATCCATGGCGGAACGAATGGGCATTCTCTACCCACAAGCCCAAGATGAGTCGGGAGggcacgacgatgcgctACTGGCGGAGCCTACCCAGGCCTCAGCAGCACAGGTGGATGGCAAGGGTGAGGGGGAGCCAGTGACTGCGTCCTCATCTCCCAAAGCGCCTCGGAATCACCGcaagcggccgcggcgcgatGACCTCGAAGACCACTACGCCCTCACCAACACCATTACCCTCATCCATTCCAACTCGCAACCCAACCTCTCCCTCCTTCGGTACTTTGATTACGACGCCAGCGACCCCAGCCCGACATATCCCCACCACCCACTCTTCACACATCTGCTCCCGGTATCCTGGCTGCAGCTGGTCAAGCCAGAAGAGGATGGTGCGTACTCGGACAAGCCGGCCGAGGTTACACCAGAGGAGCTTGCCTCGTGGAAAACGAACCGCCGAGGAAATTACCACCGCAAGCGCCGGAGGTGGGCACGTACGCGACAAGTAGTCGATACCGCCCGTGCTGGTGGATTTTCCGGCCTCGCAGTGGCTAGCACCATGGACCCGATCTCAATCCTGCGCCATGTGCTACCCCTTCTCGCCGGCGGGAGCCCGATTGCCATATTCTCACCATCTATTGAACCGCTCGCCCAGCTGGCAGACTGCTTCAGcatcgcgcgccgcgcggctTGGATCCAGTCTCCGCCCGCAGGAACAGAGGGAAAGTCTGTCACCGAGCTGGACACATGGGAGGGCAGCGCCGAGTATCCTATCAACCCGACACTTGTTCTAGGCGCGAGCGTGCAGACaagcagggcgaggaggtggcAGGTTCTTCCAGGGAGGACACACCCGACGATGACTgccaggggcggcgccgagggctaCGTGTTTACGGGATGGAGGGCGCTGCCGGCAGAAGGAAGGATCTCGGCACGGGGCAAATTCCAAAAGAAGAGAGCCGAGTGA
- the ARC18 gene encoding subunit of the Arp2/3 complex (BUSCO:EOG09264S3E~EggNog:ENOG503P3AM~COG:Z), which yields MPAYNSVFNEDPNPPRLIGNFPLLPLRTKTRGPAYTLPLDPSLPPAESPDPDSESYDILDEVLSLFRANTFFRNFEIQGPADRLLVYGIWFLSDCLSKIKPHATVREAQKDVLNLALDLNFAIPGDPGFPLNQMYEAPRDRQDAEQLKQYMSQVRQELATRLLARVYAEDESKPSKWWLSFTKRKFMGKAL from the exons ATGCCG GCCTACAACTCCGTCTTCAACGAGGACCCGAACCCTCCGCGCCTCATCGGCAACTTCCCGCTCCTCCCGCTGCGCACAAAGACCCGCGGCCCGGCCTATACGCTCCCCCTCGACCCctccctgccgcccgccgagtcGCCCGACCCGGACAGCGAGAGCTACgacatcctcgacgaggtgctcTCGCTCTTCCGCGCAAACACCTTCTTCCGCAACTTTGAGATCCAGGGCCCCGCcgaccgcctcctcgtctaCGGCATCTGGTTCCTGAGCGACTGCCTCTCCAAGATCAAGCCCCACGCGACCGTCCGCGAGGCCCAGAAGGATGTCTTGAACCTGGCGCTCGACCTCAACTTCGCTATTCCCGGCGACCCAGGGTTTCCGCTGAACCAG ATGTACGAGGCGCCCAGAGACCGACAGGACGCCGAGCAGCTCAAACAGTACATGTCACAGGTGCGGCAAGAGCTCGCGACCCGGTTACTTGCCAGAGTGTACGCGGAAGACGAGTCTAAGCCCAGCAAGTGGTGGCTGAGCTTCACCAAGAGAAAGTTCATGGGCAAGGCGCTGTAA
- a CDS encoding Flavin-containing monooxygenase (TransMembrane:1 (o554-577i)~EggNog:ENOG503P0D7~COG:Q): MKVAVIGGGPGGLATLKFLATAHEYFHIDHIEVRLFESNKCIGGTFVKRVYEDAELVSSKYLTAFSDFRLPLDAPDFVTPELYVKYLRDYTKAFKVDGLIECDSTVRLVRRGTHGVGHVLDVKRASGEEFSWECDAVAVCTGNHENPLVPEIPGIERVPSVMHSSMFKTRAQFGKDTHVVVCGAGETGMDIAHLAVTAPTASVTLCHRDGFFCAPKIISTPLRAGQKLPSRPNKPVDTSVASLFDTAYAHPLLQRSQLLWFAYDQWVKKMHLLISGTEEGPDQWVGQISKERRNLDSIFLCKSARALPYISEGHRSQTWWNKLRESIINVELKDTQGRMIEVANWPTVIDEDGYMTLSIEGLGETQRRFKPDVMVMATGYKTDFWFLDKGYPVVEEANVRCVYKEDDVTVGFIGFVRPSIGAMPPLAELQAQFWVLRLLQNRFPAEVPRTQSADSVPAYEVSYKLNPRADYDFFKSKRGVDHEAYAYQLALDMGAAPTISYIMSKGWKLSFTWAMGSNFNPKFRLVGPWKWEAGAEKIMRGELYDVVKRSGGGVYLLTYTIIPFIFFGLISILLYVFSGVVDLLGEACGAYTGKLEHSEKKRKE, translated from the exons ATGAAAGTCGCTGTCAtaggcggcgggccaggcggcCTTGCGACACTCAAGTTTCTGGCAACTGCGCATGAATACTTTCACATTGACCATATCGAAGTTCGACTGTTTGAGTCTAACAAGTGCATCGGAGGCACCTTTGTCAAGAGGGTGTACGAAGATGCAGAG CTTGTCTCGTCCAAGTACCTGACGGCCTTCTCCGACTTTCGGCTGCCCCTCGACGCCCCCGATTTTGTCACACCCGAGCTCTACGTCAAGTATCTCCGCGACTACACAAAGGCATTCAAGGTCGACGGGCTCATCGAGTGCGACTCCACGGTCCGGCTGGTTAGGCGAGGGACCCATGGGGTCGGACATGTGCTTGACGTCAAGAGGGCCAGTGGCGAGGAATTCTCGTGGGAGTgcgacgccgttgccgtgTGCACCGGGAACCACGAGAACCCTCTCGTGCCCGAGATCCCAGGCATCGAACGGGTCCCCTCGGTCATGCACTCGTCCATGTTCAAGACGCGCGCGCAGTTCGGCAAGGACACGCACGTTGTCGTgtgcggcgccggggagACGGGCATGGACATTGCGCACCTCGCCGTCACGGCCCCGACTGCCTCGGTGACGTTGTGCCATCGCGACGGCTTTTTCTGTGCGCCCAAG ATCATCTCGACGCCGCTGCGAGCGGGACAGAAGCTGCCGAGTCGGCCTAACAAACCGGTGGACACGTCTGTGGCGAGCCTGTTCGACACCGCATACGCCCACCCGCTCCTTCAGAGGAGTCAGCTGCTCTGGTTCGCGTATGATCAGTGGGTGAAGAAGATGCACTTGCTCATCTCCGGTACGGAGGAGGGCCCTGACCAGTGGGTGGGCCAGATCAGCAAAGAACGTCGCAATCTCGACTCCA TCTTCCTTTGCAAGTCGGCTCGTGCCCTGCCGTACATCTCCGAAGGCCACCGTTCGCAGACCTGGTGGAATAAGTTGCGCGAGTCCATCATCAACGTTGAGCTTAAGGACACGCAGGGGCGCATGATTGAAGTTGCCAACTGGCCCACCGTGATCGATGAGGATGGTTACATGACATTGTCCATCGAAGGGTTGGGTGAAACGCAGCGGCGCTTCAAGCCAGATGTCATGGTCATGGCCACTGGGTACAAGACCGATTTCTGGTTTCTCGACAAAGGGTATCCTGTGGTAGAAGAAGCCAATGTGCGATGCGTATACAAGGAGGATGACGTGACGGTAGGCTTCATCGGCTTCGTCCGGCCATCGATCGGAGCCATGCCTCCCCTGGCCGAGTTGCAGGCCCAGTTTTGGGTCCTCCGCCTTCTTCAGAACCGCTTCCCGGCGGAGGTGCCGCGAACGCAGAGCGCCGACTCGGTCCCAGCGTACGAGGTCAGCTACAAGCTGAACCCGCGCGCCGATTACGACTTCTTCAAGTCGAAGAGGGGTGTCGACCACGAGGCGTACGCCtaccagctcgccctcgacatgGGTGCCGCGCCGACCATCTCGTACATCATGAGTAAGGGCTGGAAGCTGTCCTTCACTTGGGCCATGGGGTCCAACTTCAACCCCAAGtttcgcctcgtcggcccgTGGAAGTGGGAGGCTGGCGCCGAGAAGATTATGCGCGGCGAACTGTACGATGTTGTCAAGCGATCAGGAGGCGGTGTCT ATCTCTTGACCTATACCATAATCCCCTTCATTTTCTTTGGCCTCATTAGCATCCTGCTGTACGTATTCTCTGGTGTCGTGGACCTCCTTGGCGAAGCGTGCGGGGCGTACACGGGGAAGCTGGAGCATAGTGAAAAGAAGCGGAAGGAATGA
- the PHO89_2 gene encoding Na+/Pi symporter (TransMembrane:7 (n8-19c26/27o85-106i118-140o155-178i190-211o223-245i454-476o541-566i)~EggNog:ENOG503NUM9~COG:P) translates to MALHQFDFLLAVGTIFAFLDAWNIGANDVANSWASSVSSRSITYLQAMLGASVMEFSGALGVGGRVADTIRTKVVDTTAFNDQPALLMLGMVCAVIASASYLTMATRLGMPVSTTHSILGGVLGMGVAALGGDGITWVGYKNGKVDLKQGVVQVFMAWIISPVMAGAFGACIFLLTKYGVLLRSNPTMKGLMLVPVYFWLTASLIVMLLIWKGGDYEVNLTEAQIPGVIVAVGAGWGLLMTLFLVPWMYRIVIKEDWQLRAWHILQGPFLLRRGEVPPPPADFQGVVRNFYEGHLTREELDARRARTAAAATDDVEGQHEKTASGSETPVPGPEDSAPTHKSLVGPKPDGPWYTRDYMWWFAKWVVLRGVDQDIVGSQKDKSVIAGDVEEIHAHATHYDNRTEFLYTFLQIMTASAASFTHGANDVANAVGPYASIFQIWQSGAVPLKGANVPLWILAFGGVGIVIGLWTYGYHIMRNLGNRVTLMSPARGFSMELGSVITVIVATRLELPVSTTQCITGAIVGVGLCNGDWRAINWRMVAWIYLGWFITVPVSGLISGILMGFIINSPRW, encoded by the exons AATCTTTGCGTTCCTCGATGCCTGGAATATTGGCGCCAATGATGTCGCAAATTCCTGGGCcagctccgtctcctcccGTTCCATTACGTATCTACAGGCCATGTTGGGCGCGTCCGTCATGGAATTCAGCGGTGCTCTCGGTGTCGGTGGCCGTGTAGCGGATACCATTCGCACAAAGGTCGTCGATACCACAGCCTTCAATGACCAGCCAGCATTGCTCATGCTCGGTATGGTTTGTGCCGTCATAGCGTCTGCTAGCTATCTGACCATGGCTACCCGCCTGGGAATGCCCGTATCGACTACGCATtccatcctcggcggcgtttTGGGCATGGGCGTAGCCGCTcttggtggcgacggcatcacctGGGTTGGCTACAAGAACGGAAAGGTCGACCTCAAACAGGGTGTAGTCCAG GTTTTCATGGCATGGATCATCTCACCCGTGATGGCCGGAGCCTTTGGTGCCTGCATCTTCCTCCTTACCAAATACGGTGTCCTGCTCCGATCGAACCCGACCATGAAGGGCCTGATGCTGGTTCCCGTATACTTCTGGCTTACTGCATCCCTCATCGTCATGCTGCTCATTTGGAAGGGTGGTGACTACGAGGTCAATTTGACCGAAGCCCAAATTCCGGGAGTCAtcgtggccgtcggggccggcTGGGGCCTGCTTATGACCCTGTTCCTCGTTCCATGGATGTATCGCATCGTCATCAAGGAAGACTGGCAGCTGCGTGCCTGGCACATCCTTCAAGGTCCATTCCTGCTGCGACGCGGGGAagtcccgccgccgcctgccgacTTCCAGGGCGTTGTGCGCAACTTTTACGAAGGTCACCTCACGCGGGAAGAACTTGacgctcgacgagcgcgcacggctgcagccgccacagacgacgtcgagggccagCATGAGAAGACGGCTTCAGGGTCTGAGACGCCTGTCCCTGGGCCCGAAGACTCGGCGCCCACGCATAAGTCTCTCGTCGGCCCCAAGCCCGATGGTCCTTGGTACACTCGCGACTACATGTGGTGGTTTGCGAAATGGGTCGTCCTTCGTGGCGTCGATCAGGACATTGTCGGTTCCCAAAAGGACAAGTCCGTcatcgcgggcgacgtcgaggagatCCACGCGCACGCCACGCATTACGACAACCGCACCGAATTTCTCTACACGTTCCTCCAGATTATGACTGCGTCTGCCGCATCCTTTACACACGGCGCCAACGAtgtcgccaacgccgtcggTCCATACGCCTCCATCTTCCAGATCTGGCAGAGCGGCGCAGTTCCTCTCAAGGGGGCCAACGTGCCTCTGTGGATTCTGGCCTTTGGTGGCGTGGGTATCGTGATTGGTCTCTGGACGTATGGATATCATATTATGCGAAACCTAGGCAACCGGGTGACACTCATGTCGCCGGCGCGTGGCTTTTCCATGGAGCTGGGCTCTGTCATTACTGTCATTGTCGCCACCCGTCTTG AGCTCCCTGTTTCGACCACGCAGTGCATCACTGGTGCCATTGTTGGCGTAGGCCTCTGCAACGGCGACTGGCGAGCGATCAACTGGCGTATGGTGGCGTGGATCTACCTCGGCTGGTTCATCACCGTGCCCGTGTCTGGCCTCATCTCGGGGATTCTCATGGGTTTCATCATTAATAGCCCTCGATGGTAG
- a CDS encoding uncharacterized protein (COG:S~EggNog:ENOG503P2MZ), whose amino-acid sequence MLILDSLFEHNPIVAHLRAMVSPASFLSPKHPTMAPLPSPAETPSTTQFPTETAIDADLVAEGADEATAICPPPPMSVSKPRRRRAVRIFRPAKDSIYDILHEHAGASLFVRPICWTDKHAELLGARFHKLPRCDSPSPLNTAESPPRPTKGHMEPSQTITSLSNSLTEILTPGSPYPVMTSSFIKTILSTLWPGAFGKPLFLPELHLFFGDRVYRDAVRTQVMWNYPLDPVKSSQSSFTTTSTRPADSYGPSPPAQHNPAGLPMMCYISRNQLAVVRRTLFRIAPGPGRSWNAPVFRLQQARSRLLVPADPDHDVQFVAIFLAMAQRHFYNAPPPSSRRDSQWATQPTSKTALPHPQFEDIKLHILTHDVDEADFIVYTGHVTAKFLERFHDPLKAPRDESGRVPGLEIEYTRVPIWPILGLRERLGTALGEGIVGPFDPTEMETWETKADNELPNGDGKLDARDSQSNGKRKRDALSEVFNTSFEEDSDADEDEDVGVKKRCLEGSPLSVMV is encoded by the exons ATGCTGATACTgga CTCCCTCTTTGAGCACAACCCCATCGTCGCACATCTGCGCGCCATGGTCAGCCCCGCGTCGTTTCTCTCGCCAAAGCACCCGACCATGGCTCccctgccgtcgcccgcggaGACGCCTTCCACGACGCAGTTCCCGACCGAGACTGCCATCGACGCAGACTTGGTCGCAGAGGGGGCGGACGAAGCGACCGCCATTTGCCCACCGCCCCCAATGTCCGTCAGCaagcctcgccggcgtcgcgccgtCCGCATCTTCCGCCCTGCCAAGGATTCCATCTACGACATCCTCCATGAGCACGCAGGCGCATCGCTGTTTGTGCGCCCGATCTGCTGGACGGACAAACACGCCGAGCTTCTTGGGGCGCGCTTCCACAAGCTGCCGCGTTGCGActctccctcgccgctcAACAccgccgagtcgccgcccagACCAACCAAGGGCCACATGGAGCCGTCGCAGACAATCACCTCGTTGAGCAACTCGCTAACGGAGATCCTGACGCCTGGCTCGCCGTACCCCGTCATGACATCGAGCTTCATCAAGACGATCCTGTCAACCCTGTGGCCCGGCGCCTTCGGCAAGCCGCTGTTCCTGCCGGAGCTCCACCTCTTCTTCGGCGACCGGGTTTATCGCGATGCGGTCCGCACACAGGTCATGTGGAACTATCCACTGGACCCCGTCAAGTCGTCTCAGAGCTCCTtcacgacgacatcgacccGCCCCGCCGACTCCtacggcccctccccccccgcgcAGCACAACCCCGCGGGCTTGCCCATGATGTGTTACATCAGCCGGAACCAGTTGGCCGTCGTTCGGAGAACTCTCTTCCGCATTGCTCCGGGCCCTGGACGGAGCTGGAATGCGCCGGTCTTTCGACTCCAGCAGGCGAGATCTCGACTTCTTGTACCCGCAGATCCCGATCACGACGTGCAGTTTGTTgccatcttcctcgccatggcTCAACGCCACTTCTACAACGccccgccaccatcatccaGGAGGGATTCGCAGTGGGCCACCCAACCCACTTCCAAGACGGCCCTGCCGCACCCGCAGTTCGAAGACATCAAGCTCCACATCTTGACTCAtgacgtggacgaggccgacttCATCGTCTACACCGGTCACGTAACCGCCAAGTTCTTGGAACGGTTCCATGACCCGCTCAAGGCGCCCCGCGATGAGTCTGGTCGCGTTCCTGGACTTGAGATTGAATATACGAGGGTACCCATCTGGCCGATCTTGGGCCTCCGGGAGCGCTTAGGAACAGCCTTGGGCGAAGGCATTGTCGGACCCTTTGACCCGACGGAGATGGAGACTTGGGAGACCAAGGCGGATAACGAGTTGCCAAATGGCGATGGCAAGCTGGATGCGCGCGATTCGCAGAGCAACGGGAAGCGGAAGCGTGATGCACTTTCCGAGGTTTTTAACACAAGCTTCGAAGAGGACTCGGACGCTgatgaagacgaagacgTTGGCGTGAAGAAGCGTTGCCTAGAGGGATCCCCGCTCAGCGTCATGGTGTAG